One part of the Sorangiineae bacterium MSr11954 genome encodes these proteins:
- a CDS encoding sugar ABC transporter ATP-binding protein yields MTTLVARGLQKTFGATLALRGVDLEVRSGEIHALMGENGAGKSTLMSILSGSAQADAGSMAFDGSPYRPNGPREARHEGVLLVHQELSLCGHMTVGENVMLGIEPARFGFLRREEMRAKAAKAIRAVTGAEGSISLDARAADLSPADRQLVEIARALAVPQCRVLLLDEPTSSLAAGDVDRLFVLLRELKRRSLAIVYISHFLEEIMRVCDVYTVLRDGQVAAKGAIAETDAKKLVLAMSGGDRAGTEEGAAQAPQVTGGGGGAAPFRDAGAGTVSGTREPVLVVEDVTGTVKPASASLTVHRGEIVGIAGLLGAGRTELLRMIFGLDPVVRGTIKVAGSVAMSGASPAKRIAQGVGFLSEDRKGEGLLLGMSIADNLTMSRLSGLGPKGFVSEGAQHASAKKWTDLLKVRHRDAGQPVRDLSGGNQQKIALARLLHQGADLFLLDEPTRGVDINSKTQIEGHIRALAASGKAVLLVSSHLPDLIAVCDRIGVMYRGRLGEIRPVSAWTEHTLLAAATGAN; encoded by the coding sequence GTGACGACGCTCGTCGCGCGAGGCCTGCAGAAAACCTTCGGGGCCACGCTGGCATTGCGCGGCGTGGACCTGGAGGTTCGCTCGGGTGAGATTCATGCGCTGATGGGGGAAAACGGGGCCGGCAAGTCGACCTTGATGAGCATCCTGTCGGGCTCCGCCCAAGCCGACGCCGGCTCGATGGCCTTCGATGGCTCGCCCTATCGGCCCAACGGCCCACGCGAGGCGCGCCACGAGGGCGTGCTCTTGGTGCACCAGGAGCTCTCGCTCTGCGGGCATATGACGGTGGGCGAAAATGTGATGCTGGGCATCGAGCCCGCGCGCTTCGGGTTCTTGCGGCGCGAGGAGATGCGGGCAAAGGCGGCAAAGGCCATTCGAGCCGTCACCGGCGCCGAGGGCTCCATTTCGCTCGACGCGCGCGCGGCCGATCTTTCGCCGGCGGATCGGCAGCTGGTGGAGATCGCGCGGGCGCTGGCCGTCCCGCAGTGCCGCGTTCTGTTGCTCGACGAGCCGACCAGCTCCCTGGCGGCGGGCGACGTGGATCGGCTGTTCGTGCTCCTGCGGGAGCTCAAACGGCGTTCGCTGGCCATCGTCTACATTTCGCACTTTCTCGAAGAGATCATGCGCGTGTGCGACGTGTACACGGTGCTGCGCGATGGGCAAGTGGCGGCCAAGGGGGCCATCGCGGAGACGGACGCGAAGAAGCTCGTCTTGGCGATGAGCGGCGGAGATCGCGCCGGGACGGAGGAGGGCGCGGCACAGGCGCCGCAGGTGACGGGCGGCGGCGGCGGCGCGGCTCCGTTTCGCGACGCGGGCGCGGGGACGGTCTCGGGGACGCGGGAGCCGGTGTTGGTGGTGGAGGACGTGACGGGGACGGTCAAGCCTGCGTCGGCCTCGCTCACCGTGCATCGCGGCGAGATCGTGGGCATCGCGGGGCTCTTGGGCGCGGGGCGCACGGAGCTTCTTCGCATGATCTTCGGGCTCGATCCGGTGGTGCGCGGCACGATCAAGGTGGCGGGGTCGGTGGCGATGAGCGGGGCCTCGCCGGCCAAGCGCATCGCGCAGGGGGTCGGATTTTTGAGCGAGGACCGCAAGGGCGAGGGGCTCTTGCTGGGCATGAGCATCGCCGACAACCTCACCATGTCGCGGCTCTCCGGCTTGGGGCCCAAGGGGTTCGTGAGCGAAGGGGCGCAGCACGCGAGCGCGAAGAAGTGGACCGATTTGCTCAAGGTGCGGCATCGCGACGCGGGGCAGCCGGTGCGCGATCTCTCGGGCGGCAACCAGCAGAAGATCGCGCTGGCGCGGCTCCTCCACCAAGGCGCCGATCTCTTCTTGCTCGACGAGCCGACCCGCGGGGTCGACATCAACAGCAAGACGCAAATCGAAGGGCACATCCGGGCCCTGGCCGCTTCGGGGAAGGCGGTCCTCCTCGTATCGAGCCACCTGCCCGATCTGATCGCGGTGTGCGATCGCATCGGCGTGATGTACCGCGGCCGCCTCGGCGAAATCCGGCCCGTCTCCGCGTGGACGGAGCACACGCTTCTCGCCGCAGCCACCGGAGCGAATTAG
- a CDS encoding ABC transporter permease gives MSKSLALPKLRAPWIGPLLAVALLFALFAILAHETFASTSTVVTMLRQTTVVGIAAVGMTMIIVLGGIDLSVGSAVALTTVSVALCLRAGQGPWVAALVGIATAAACGAINGLLVGYLKFVPFIATLGTMSLLRGLCKGLADEQKIDAEPHGLESLLAPLPDGREWMLLPTGVWITVLLAVVVAVLLRTTQAGRYVFAVGSSEPAARLCGIDVAKVKFGVFALAGVLVGWAGVLEFSRLTVGDPTDSVGLELDVIAAVVIGGGSLSGGEGSVLGSVLGALLMTIIKTGCTHVGLPNWVQEILTGVIIVVAVGLDRIRHRKGA, from the coding sequence ATGTCCAAGAGCCTTGCACTTCCGAAGCTTCGCGCACCGTGGATTGGACCGCTTTTGGCGGTCGCGCTGCTGTTCGCGCTCTTTGCGATCCTCGCGCACGAGACGTTCGCGAGCACCTCCACCGTGGTCACCATGCTCCGCCAAACGACGGTGGTCGGCATCGCCGCGGTGGGCATGACCATGATCATCGTGCTGGGCGGCATCGATCTGTCGGTGGGCTCGGCGGTGGCGCTGACGACGGTGTCGGTGGCGCTCTGTTTGCGCGCCGGGCAAGGCCCGTGGGTGGCGGCCTTGGTGGGCATCGCCACCGCGGCGGCGTGCGGTGCGATCAACGGTTTGCTGGTCGGCTACCTCAAGTTCGTGCCGTTCATCGCCACCTTGGGGACGATGAGCCTTCTGCGCGGTCTCTGCAAAGGTCTGGCCGACGAGCAAAAGATCGACGCCGAGCCGCACGGCCTCGAGTCGCTCCTCGCGCCGCTGCCCGATGGGCGCGAGTGGATGCTCTTGCCCACCGGCGTCTGGATCACGGTGCTCCTGGCGGTGGTGGTGGCCGTCCTGTTGCGAACGACGCAGGCCGGCCGCTACGTCTTTGCGGTGGGCTCGAGCGAGCCGGCGGCGCGGCTCTGCGGCATCGATGTGGCCAAGGTGAAGTTCGGCGTGTTTGCGCTGGCCGGGGTGCTCGTGGGGTGGGCCGGGGTGCTCGAGTTTTCACGGCTGACGGTGGGCGATCCCACCGACTCCGTGGGGCTGGAGCTCGACGTGATCGCGGCCGTGGTCATCGGCGGGGGCTCGCTCTCGGGCGGCGAGGGCTCGGTCCTCGGATCGGTGCTCGGCGCGCTCTTGATGACGATCATCAAGACGGGCTGTACGCACGTGGGGCTGCCCAACTGGGTGCAGGAGATCCTGACGGGCGTCATCATCGTCGTGGCGGTGGGGCTCGACCGGATCCGGCATCGGAAGGGCGCGTAA
- a CDS encoding Uma2 family endonuclease, with the protein MNRAKVYGYDPSAPNDSEVEAAFQSAPPEMVAEILDGELFLQPRPRPKHSLAASNLLTELNSKFNLGGPRGPDSWIFLIEPELHLGPKPDKVVPDLAGWHRDRFPSSALAKHAPVGITVRPDWLCEVISPSTERRDRGKKMRIYRREGVGHAWLVNPEAQTLEVYRLERERWYFVDTYEGDDEVHAEPFEAMPLPLGTLWRM; encoded by the coding sequence ATGAACCGCGCAAAGGTGTATGGATACGATCCTTCCGCACCGAACGATTCGGAGGTGGAAGCGGCTTTCCAGTCCGCGCCGCCGGAGATGGTCGCGGAAATTTTGGACGGCGAGCTCTTCCTGCAGCCGCGTCCACGGCCGAAGCATTCGCTGGCGGCATCCAATCTCCTTACAGAGCTAAACAGTAAGTTCAACCTTGGTGGCCCTCGTGGCCCCGACAGTTGGATCTTCCTCATCGAGCCCGAGCTTCACCTCGGACCCAAACCCGACAAGGTGGTTCCGGATTTGGCGGGCTGGCACCGCGACCGCTTTCCAAGCTCCGCCCTCGCGAAGCACGCCCCCGTTGGCATCACCGTCCGCCCCGACTGGCTTTGCGAAGTCATTTCACCTTCGACCGAACGCCGTGATCGCGGAAAGAAGATGCGCATCTACCGCCGCGAAGGCGTCGGCCACGCCTGGCTCGTAAACCCCGAGGCGCAGACCTTGGAAGTGTACCGCCTCGAGCGCGAGCGCTGGTACTTCGTCGACACCTACGAAGGCGACGACGAAGTACACGCCGAGCCGTTCGAGGCCATGCCACTCCCCCTCGGCACCCTCTGGCGCATGTAG
- a CDS encoding aldo/keto reductase, translating into MTTSASSAVSLDTYRLLGRSGLRVSPLALGGMTFGTDWGWGADRDETRRIFDTYVDRGGNFIDTANFYTGGTSEKLIGEFAQGKRDGLVIATKYTLTMQPGDPNSGGNHRKSMVRSVEASLSRLGTSYIDLLYLHAWDGTTPPEEILRALDDLVRAGKVLYAGISDTPAWQIARMQTLADLRGWSPFVALQIEYSLAQRTVERELLPMAKELGLGVVPFFALASGVLTGKYSKADLEDTPGPANPVGTRKNVAAVNGVLTARNLEIAEVVQSVAREMDKTPAQVALAWTLLHPAVTSPIVGARTVRQLEDNLGALDVTFTPEQRARLEAATAIELGVPHDMLAREITNNVIFGGATIVKRT; encoded by the coding sequence ATGACCACATCTGCTTCTTCCGCCGTTTCCCTCGACACGTACCGCCTGCTCGGCCGCTCGGGGCTCCGCGTTTCCCCGCTCGCGCTGGGCGGCATGACCTTCGGCACCGACTGGGGGTGGGGCGCGGACCGCGATGAGACGCGCCGCATCTTCGACACGTACGTCGACCGCGGTGGAAACTTCATCGACACGGCGAACTTCTACACGGGCGGCACATCGGAGAAGCTCATTGGCGAGTTTGCTCAGGGCAAGCGCGATGGGCTGGTGATCGCCACCAAGTATACGCTCACCATGCAGCCCGGCGATCCCAACTCGGGCGGCAACCACCGCAAGAGCATGGTGCGCTCCGTCGAGGCGAGCCTCTCGCGGCTCGGCACGAGCTACATCGATCTCCTCTACCTCCACGCGTGGGACGGCACCACCCCGCCCGAGGAAATTCTCCGCGCGCTCGACGATCTGGTGCGCGCCGGAAAGGTGCTCTACGCCGGCATCTCCGACACGCCCGCGTGGCAGATCGCGCGCATGCAGACCCTGGCCGATCTGCGCGGCTGGTCGCCGTTCGTCGCGCTGCAGATCGAGTACAGCCTCGCGCAGCGCACGGTGGAGCGCGAGCTTTTGCCGATGGCCAAAGAGCTGGGCCTCGGCGTGGTGCCCTTCTTCGCCCTCGCCAGCGGCGTCTTGACCGGCAAGTACTCCAAGGCCGACTTGGAGGACACCCCCGGCCCGGCGAACCCCGTTGGAACGCGCAAGAACGTCGCCGCCGTCAACGGTGTGCTCACGGCGCGCAACCTGGAGATCGCCGAGGTCGTCCAGTCCGTGGCGCGCGAGATGGATAAGACGCCCGCCCAAGTCGCCCTCGCGTGGACCTTGCTCCACCCGGCCGTGACATCGCCCATCGTGGGCGCCCGCACCGTGCGGCAGCTCGAGGACAACCTCGGCGCGCTCGACGTGACATTTACCCCCGAGCAGCGCGCGCGGCTCGAGGCGGCCACCGCCATCGAGCTCGGCGTGCCCCACGATATGCTGGCGCGCGAAATCACGAACAACGTGATTTTCGGCGGCGCCACCATCGTGAAACGCACGTAA
- a CDS encoding LysR family transcriptional regulator, whose protein sequence is MRGSEFAELNAFATIAAHGSFARAAAHLRVSPSALSQTIRGLEERLGVRLLNRTTRSVAASEAGAQLLARLRPVLDELDAAVADVTAFRDRPAGTVRINAARMAAIRFLGPLLGRFYRAHPEIVLDVTVDDTLADIVEGGFDAGIRLGERLEKDMVAVKLSGDMTSLVVATPSYLARYGTPKTPRDLHQHRCINARFPTNRTLYRWEFEQGKKSVEVAVKGPLVLDDWDLVLRAALQGVGIAYVIDPRAQRWIDRGKLTRILEAWSPTFPGFYLYYPSRRQTPPALRAFLDFVRSHALA, encoded by the coding sequence ATGCGCGGAAGCGAATTTGCCGAGCTGAACGCCTTTGCCACCATCGCGGCGCACGGAAGCTTCGCGCGCGCCGCCGCACATTTGCGCGTGTCGCCCTCGGCGCTCAGCCAGACCATCCGCGGGCTGGAGGAGCGGCTGGGGGTGCGCCTCTTGAATCGCACCACGCGCAGCGTCGCCGCCAGCGAGGCGGGGGCCCAGCTGCTCGCGAGGCTTCGGCCGGTGCTCGACGAGCTCGACGCGGCGGTGGCCGATGTCACGGCGTTTCGCGACCGGCCTGCGGGCACCGTGCGCATCAACGCCGCGCGGATGGCGGCCATTCGCTTCCTGGGGCCCTTGCTGGGTCGCTTTTACCGAGCGCACCCGGAGATCGTGCTCGACGTCACGGTGGACGATACGCTCGCGGATATCGTGGAGGGCGGCTTCGACGCGGGCATTCGCCTGGGCGAGCGGCTCGAAAAGGACATGGTCGCCGTGAAATTGAGCGGCGACATGACCAGCCTGGTGGTCGCGACGCCCTCGTATCTGGCCCGGTATGGAACGCCGAAGACGCCTCGCGATCTGCACCAGCACCGCTGCATCAACGCGCGCTTCCCGACGAATCGAACGCTGTACCGTTGGGAGTTCGAGCAAGGAAAGAAGAGCGTCGAGGTCGCGGTCAAAGGGCCGCTCGTCCTCGACGATTGGGATCTCGTGCTCCGTGCCGCGCTGCAAGGCGTGGGCATCGCATATGTCATCGACCCCAGGGCCCAGAGGTGGATCGATCGCGGAAAGCTAACGCGCATCCTGGAAGCGTGGTCGCCCACATTCCCGGGCTTTTACCTGTATTATCCGAGCCGGAGGCAAACGCCACCCGCGCTGCGCGCCTTCCTCGACTTCGTGCGAAGCCACGCGCTCGCGTGA
- a CDS encoding NAD-dependent epimerase/dehydratase family protein: MGEGRAGMKVLVTGANGLVGANLVRELLHRNVDVHAMVRATSRLEALQGTAAPRVLGDVLQSPDLLARPMRGCEIVFHAAAHFTYDRVSDDALVRTSVTGTQNVLRAAAMAGVRRVVVTSSSVIFGSSPTPRWLDETAPRGAVSADGFVEPVYVASKVQQDVAAAELARELGLEIVFTCPTMCVGPYGTVLGPSNGVIVAYLSDPLRMTYPGGCNIVSVRDVAAGHWLAATRGTAGEHYLLGGENLQWEQIHALVAGLCGADPPRTRINHTLAFAAAGFEELRARFERRAALTTRQQARLVGRYYWYSHAKAAAMGYAPRTARAALAEACAWLAGSEHVSRELRSTLRLHAEVHAARRALGAWDRSEAR; this comes from the coding sequence ATGGGCGAGGGGCGAGCGGGCATGAAGGTGCTGGTCACGGGCGCAAACGGGCTGGTTGGCGCAAACCTCGTGCGCGAGCTTCTGCACCGGAATGTCGACGTCCACGCCATGGTGCGCGCCACCAGCCGGCTCGAAGCTTTGCAGGGCACGGCGGCTCCGCGCGTGCTGGGTGATGTCCTGCAATCCCCCGACCTACTGGCTCGTCCAATGCGAGGCTGCGAGATCGTCTTCCACGCCGCCGCCCACTTCACGTACGACCGTGTGAGCGACGACGCGCTCGTTCGCACGTCCGTGACCGGAACGCAGAACGTGCTGCGCGCGGCCGCCATGGCCGGTGTGCGGCGGGTCGTGGTCACCTCGTCGTCGGTGATCTTCGGCTCGTCACCGACGCCCCGGTGGCTCGACGAGACCGCGCCGCGCGGTGCCGTGTCCGCCGACGGCTTCGTGGAGCCGGTCTATGTAGCGTCCAAAGTGCAGCAGGATGTCGCGGCGGCGGAGCTGGCGCGCGAGCTAGGCTTGGAGATCGTGTTCACCTGTCCGACCATGTGCGTTGGCCCGTACGGCACCGTGCTCGGCCCCTCGAATGGCGTGATCGTGGCCTACCTATCCGATCCGCTGCGCATGACCTACCCCGGCGGCTGCAACATCGTCTCGGTGCGTGACGTCGCCGCCGGCCACTGGCTCGCGGCCACCCGCGGTACGGCGGGCGAACACTACCTGCTCGGCGGCGAGAACCTGCAGTGGGAGCAAATCCACGCGCTCGTGGCCGGATTGTGCGGCGCGGACCCGCCGCGCACCCGCATCAACCACACCTTGGCCTTTGCCGCCGCGGGTTTTGAAGAGCTCCGCGCTCGGTTCGAGCGGCGCGCGGCGCTGACGACCCGCCAGCAGGCGCGGCTCGTCGGCCGTTATTATTGGTATTCGCACGCCAAAGCTGCGGCCATGGGCTACGCGCCGCGGACTGCACGTGCCGCGCTCGCGGAGGCCTGCGCATGGCTCGCCGGAAGCGAGCACGTGTCGCGGGAGTTGCGGAGCACCTTGCGCCTCCACGCGGAGGTGCACGCGGCACGGCGAGCGCTTGGCGCGTGGGATCGGAGCGAGGCACGATGA
- a CDS encoding DUF362 domain-containing protein: MIDAAAVAIAQATDATAADPSALLSCALDAIGFETLGFETLGFETLGFETQSASSDPSRRALVLVDLGAFESHSPVLPSRALVEQVIDRLGDMGWQHIALASSPDDSSTWAENRAVPVLADLFGYTYETARGTPYDILDLSEDLVDGGFDHTTPFAGGMLSRAWRDAGLRLVVAKASTDQHDTLTLAAHTLRRAWPAAEPERMFPQAADAARALSLLLDRAPLGLCIVDLCGVAHGSGGRNAPRRAPSAAVVVGRDLVTVDAAAASKMGADPGCSPLWSALRALRGGGVPRPIRGNLVPLPGIELPDPLLVNATRARDRSPTFRRLLSPWLQRVDTASFPLQHPIDARLQARIAPRLGALDTDETMRAAIVALNHVCVAIDFALDAWRINYDKDQVGRRLAGISPETLACTEADYQAMVSEMQALEAWLDTSLPPTDDNAALRWRKLDGAVVFCCTREIAVPLEEFRAKVDISRVIQSMSDYLGGSIVVLQRDEQGRPIRQAERNLYLPQPNYLAWWGSKPIDVAKIESIEHAADHQRMFWKTILSENGSAIRDDGIVTFAAAGEGITRVTIFGCQHFPLPPMLEALRPGLRPDLESHLIDHAYGTFFSRTFAAFEALLEGRDIAIGRAPPDPALPLATTTRPIEALAATATRLAEAIVPLVKELLFDVSRSRLAPGDPAASAGTLDTDGFLHFQAPPAAPPHVNAMSPATTVWGRWFDGALEALLRDLAVSRQQHDPWARGERA; encoded by the coding sequence ATGATCGATGCCGCTGCGGTGGCCATCGCCCAAGCCACCGACGCTACCGCGGCCGACCCTTCCGCTCTGCTGAGCTGCGCGCTCGACGCCATCGGCTTCGAGACGCTGGGCTTCGAGACACTGGGCTTCGAGACGCTGGGCTTCGAAACACAATCGGCATCGAGCGATCCGAGCCGGCGCGCGCTGGTGCTGGTGGACCTCGGCGCCTTCGAGAGCCATTCGCCGGTGCTGCCGAGCCGCGCGCTGGTCGAGCAGGTGATCGATCGCCTGGGTGACATGGGGTGGCAGCACATCGCGCTCGCATCGTCCCCGGATGACTCCAGCACCTGGGCCGAGAATCGCGCCGTACCGGTGCTGGCCGACTTGTTCGGCTACACCTACGAAACCGCACGCGGCACGCCCTACGACATCCTCGACTTGTCGGAGGATCTGGTCGATGGAGGCTTCGACCACACCACGCCCTTTGCGGGCGGCATGCTCTCGCGCGCCTGGCGCGACGCGGGCCTGCGCCTCGTCGTCGCCAAGGCGAGCACCGATCAGCACGACACCTTGACCCTCGCGGCGCACACGCTCCGTCGCGCTTGGCCAGCGGCCGAACCCGAGCGCATGTTCCCGCAGGCCGCGGACGCCGCACGGGCGTTGTCGCTCCTGCTCGACCGCGCACCGCTTGGCCTTTGCATCGTCGACTTGTGCGGCGTGGCGCATGGTTCGGGCGGCCGGAACGCCCCGCGGCGCGCCCCGTCCGCGGCGGTGGTGGTCGGGCGCGATCTCGTGACGGTGGACGCGGCGGCCGCCTCCAAAATGGGCGCCGATCCGGGTTGCTCCCCGCTATGGTCCGCGCTGCGTGCGCTGCGCGGCGGCGGCGTGCCCCGGCCGATCCGGGGCAACCTCGTGCCGTTACCAGGTATCGAGCTGCCCGATCCGCTGCTCGTGAACGCGACGCGCGCACGCGACCGCTCGCCGACCTTCCGCCGCTTGCTGTCGCCGTGGCTGCAGCGGGTCGACACGGCATCGTTCCCGCTCCAGCACCCGATCGACGCGCGGCTGCAAGCTCGGATCGCACCGCGCCTCGGCGCGCTCGACACCGACGAGACCATGCGGGCGGCGATCGTCGCGCTGAACCACGTGTGCGTGGCGATCGACTTTGCGCTCGATGCCTGGCGTATCAACTACGACAAGGACCAAGTCGGGCGAAGGCTCGCCGGCATATCGCCCGAGACCCTCGCCTGCACGGAGGCCGACTACCAGGCGATGGTCTCTGAAATGCAGGCCCTCGAGGCTTGGCTCGACACCAGCCTGCCACCGACGGACGACAACGCCGCGCTGCGGTGGCGGAAGCTCGATGGTGCGGTGGTGTTCTGCTGCACCCGGGAGATCGCCGTACCGCTGGAGGAGTTTCGGGCCAAGGTCGATATCTCGCGCGTGATTCAATCGATGAGTGACTACCTCGGCGGCAGCATCGTCGTGCTGCAGCGCGACGAGCAGGGCCGGCCGATCCGCCAGGCGGAGCGCAACCTCTACTTACCGCAGCCCAACTATCTGGCGTGGTGGGGCAGCAAGCCGATCGACGTAGCCAAGATCGAGTCCATCGAGCATGCGGCCGACCACCAGCGCATGTTCTGGAAGACCATCCTTTCGGAGAACGGCTCGGCGATCCGTGACGACGGCATCGTAACGTTCGCCGCTGCGGGCGAAGGGATCACCCGCGTGACCATTTTTGGCTGCCAGCACTTCCCGCTCCCGCCGATGCTCGAAGCGCTGCGCCCGGGCCTCCGGCCGGATCTCGAGTCCCACCTGATCGACCACGCCTACGGGACCTTCTTCTCGCGGACCTTCGCGGCCTTCGAGGCTCTGCTCGAAGGGCGCGACATCGCCATCGGCCGCGCGCCTCCCGATCCGGCTCTCCCCTTGGCGACCACCACGCGGCCCATCGAGGCGCTCGCCGCCACCGCCACGCGGCTGGCCGAAGCAATCGTCCCGCTGGTCAAGGAGCTCCTGTTCGATGTGTCGCGGTCGCGCCTCGCGCCGGGCGACCCCGCGGCGTCTGCAGGAACCTTGGACACGGACGGCTTCCTCCATTTCCAGGCACCACCCGCCGCGCCGCCCCACGTCAACGCGATGAGCCCCGCGACCACGGTGTGGGGCCGATGGTTCGACGGCGCGCTCGAGGCGCTTCTGCGCGATCTCGCCGTCTCGCGGCAGCAGCACGATCCATGGGCGAGGGGCGAGCGGGCATGA